Genomic DNA from Azospirillum brasilense:
GGTGATGGCCGAGACATCCTGTCCGGCGGAGCCGGCAATGACCTGCTGTTCGGCGAGGCCGGCAACGACACCGTCTTCGGCGGCGACGGCAACGACATCGCCTTTGGCCAAGAGGGCGACGATATTCTGTCGATGGAGGCCGGAAACGACATTGTGGACGGCGGCGACGGCAGCGATACCCTTTTCGGCGGCGATGGCAACGACACCCTCTTTGGCGGGGCCGGTGCGGACCTGCTGTCGCTGGATGCCGGAAACGACATCACGGACGGCGGGGCGGGTGACGACACGCTGCTCGGCGGGGCCGGCAACGACACCCTCTTCGGCGGGGCCGGTGCGGACCTGATCGACGGCGGGGCGGGCAACGACGTGATCTTCCTCATCGAGGGTGCCGACACCGTGTGGGGCGGAGCCGGAAGCGACCTCTTCGCGCTCGGCACCGGGGGCGGTGGATCGGTGGTGATGGACTTCACCGCGGGCACCGACCGGCTGGCCCTGACCGACAGTTCGATCAGCCTCGCCGGCGTGATCGCCTCGGCGCGGGTCGTCGGCGGCAGCACGGTGCTCGACCTGCGGCCCGGCAGCAGCGTCACCATCCAGGGCCAGACCGGGGATGTCGCGCGCTGGTTCGCCTGACCGGCCGGTTGGGCGGCCTCCGCACCCCCGGAGGTCGCCCGCCCGTGAGACAGGCCGCCCCTTCCCCCACCGGCGGACGCCGAATCCCCGGTGGAGCGTCGGGCTCGCCTCTGAACGGGTCACCGCACGAAAGTGAGCAAACTGCCGGGATGGGGGAACGCGGCATGGCCGAAAACGGCGTTTCCAGGCCATGGTGAGGTCCGCCTGCCGGACATGGGTCCCGAGGCGGCCGTTCATCGACGCTGGTGATCGGTGCCCGCCGATGGGTTCGGTCCGTACATCCGCGCAACAGCCCGCCCCTGGCGATCGTCGTCGAGTGAGCTGATGTAATGGCAAGGCGGCCACCCATCACATCAGCTCTCGCCCCGGTCTTCACGCCGGCTGGCTGAAGACCACGACGGATGGCAGGCCTCCTTTGAACCGCTCCACCTCGGCAACCCCGGTGTGCCCGCAATTGGCCTGCGCCAGCTTCGAGGTCGACCGCCCGGTCGTCAGGTTGTTGACGTCCCCGTACCGGCACGGGCTGCCGATTTCCCGCGCGTTCGCCGGATCGAACCATTCCCCCCTGTTTGATGCGGATCACGCCGCCCCGCCACGCCAGTCATGCGAGACGGGGGAACCGTAACGACGGGAATCCCGATGGTCACGTCCGCGGCGGATCGATGGATCGAAGCGCCTCGCCTTCGCCGCGTGGGTCGTGGGCGCCTGAAACGGTCCCCGCATCGGTGAGGCGGATGGCCCCGGCCTGACCGAAGATCGGCGACAGGGCCGGCAGGGGCGCCACCTCATGCCCCAGGGCGGCAAGCCTCCCAATCGCGGCCTCGCCCAGGGACGCCTCGATCTTGAGACTGTCACGGCTGTCGGAGAACGTCCGTCCCAGCAGGAAGCGGGGCTGGGCGAGCGCCTCCTCGGGCGTCATGCCGTAATCGATCAGACCGGTGAGCAGAACGGAAAGCGTCTGCGGCTGGCCGTCCGCGCCCTGGGTGCCGTAGAGGAGGTGGGGCTTCCCGTTCTTGAGGGCGATGCCGGGGTTCAGGGTGTAGAAGGGCCGCTTGCCGGGCTTGATCGCGTTGCGGTCGCCGGGAACGGTCGAGAAGGCCGCGCCGCGGTTCTGCCAGAGGACCCCGGTGTCGCCGACCAGCACACCGCTGCCCCAATCGAAATAGGTGCTCTGCAGAACGCTCGCGCAGCGCCCCTGCTCGTCGGTTGCGGCGAAGAAGACCGTGTCGCCGTGGCGGTAGGGATGGGGCCAAGCCAGGGCGCGTCCCGGTTCGATGGCGGAGGCCTTGTCGGCCAGACGCCGCGGGTCGAGGACGTCCCAGGGCGGTGGCGCGGAGCCGTCGGGATCGGCGATGAGTTGTCGATCCAGGAAGGCCTGCTTCACCGCCTCGACCAGCAGGTGGTAGCGGAGCGGGCTGGAGGGGGGCAGGGCCGCCAGGTCGAAGTGGCCGAGGATGCCCATGATCGCCAATGTGGAAAGGCCCTGCGTCGGCGCGGGCGGGGCCAGCAGGGTCAGCCCGCGGTAGTCCAGGCTGACCGGGGCCTCTTCCCGCGTCCGGGTCGCTGCCAGATCCGCGGCACGGAGGGGAGAGCCCGCGTCGGCCAATCCCTCGGCCAGTTGCCGTCCGAGCCGCCCGTCATAGAAGGACCGGCAGCCGTCCTCGGCCAGCAGGGAAAGGCTGCGGGCAAGACCGGGCTGCGTGAAGGGTTCGCCGGGGACGGCGCTGAAATGTTCCGCGAAGCGTCCCCAGTGCGGGATCTCGTCGCGCCGGAAATCGAACCAGAAATGCTGCGAGCGGGCGGGGATGTAGCCGTCCCGGGCCAGGGCGATGGCGGGGGCGACGAGGTCGGCGAAGGGTTGGGTGCCGCCCCATTGAGCGGCGCTGTAGGCGAGCGCACGGTCCCAACTGTCGACCGCGCAGGCCGAGGTGATGGTCGAGGCGGGGCCACGCAGGGGGATCGCGGCGTCATGGGCGGGAAGCCGGCCCGCCGCCTGCCCGATGCCGAGGAAGCAGCGTTGCCGACCCTGCCGGTCCGCCACCAGCCAGATGGCGTCGCCGCCGATCCCGCAGAAATGCGGCATGACGACGGACAGGCTGGCGGCGATGGCGACCGCCGCCTCGATGGCGGTGCCGCCCCTCGCCAGGACGGCGGCCCCGGCCTCGGACGCCAGGGGGTGCGGGCTGGTGACCATTCCCGGCCGGGCGACGTTCATCGTTCCTCCCCATGCGTGAAGCGCGGCGCATGAAGCCCGGCCGCTGTTCCGGCCGGGCCTTGCTGCCCGCGGTCAGTCGGCCTTGTAGGCGAGCTTGCGGTCGGCCGCCGGCGGCAGGAACTGGCGGGTGAAGACCTGTTCCGGCTTGGGCGTGGCGGTCAGCTGGTAGCCTTCGACCATGATGCCGATCGAGCGGGCGAGGCGCGCGTCGTCCACGTCGCCAAGGCCGAGCCGGTCGACTTCGGGAGACAGGATGAGCTGCTCGTAGGAGAACTTCATGCGGGCCCGTTCAAGCTCCTCCTTGGCCAGATTGTCGTAGGCAAGGACCGCCTTCACGCCGGCCTCGGCATCCACGCCGATCTCCACCGCCGCCTTGTTGACCGCACGGACGAGGCCGGCAACGGCGTCCGGGTTCTCCTTGATCAGCTTCTGGGAGACCATCATGCCGTTGGAATAGAGGTCGAGGCCGAATTCGCCGAACAGCAGCCAGTTGTAGTCCTTGGCGGGGTCCTGGCGGTTGTTGATCAGGTTGAACCAGCTGGTGATGTTGAAGACCAGGGCGCCGTCGATATCGCCCTTGATCAGCATCGGCTCCTGCAGG
This window encodes:
- a CDS encoding ABC transporter substrate-binding protein, which gives rise to MLKKLLSTLALGLCLTGPGLSGPALAETNIKFTLGWKTQGSDAPFLLAQQKGYFKAEGLNVTIDQGEGSAATVTRIMSGAYDAGFGDINAIIQNAATRPGEVPIMVYQLWNKPPFAIVSKKTTNITKPADLVGKKLGGAQGTPTTRLVTVLGTLNKVDMTKVAIENMGPNLQEPMLIKGDIDGALVFNITSWFNLINNRQDPAKDYNWLLFGEFGLDLYSNGMMVSQKLIKENPDAVAGLVRAVNKAAVEIGVDAEAGVKAVLAYDNLAKEELERARMKFSYEQLILSPEVDRLGLGDVDDARLARSIGIMVEGYQLTATPKPEQVFTRQFLPPAADRKLAYKAD
- a CDS encoding gamma-glutamyltransferase family protein, whose product is MNVARPGMVTSPHPLASEAGAAVLARGGTAIEAAVAIAASLSVVMPHFCGIGGDAIWLVADRQGRQRCFLGIGQAAGRLPAHDAAIPLRGPASTITSACAVDSWDRALAYSAAQWGGTQPFADLVAPAIALARDGYIPARSQHFWFDFRRDEIPHWGRFAEHFSAVPGEPFTQPGLARSLSLLAEDGCRSFYDGRLGRQLAEGLADAGSPLRAADLAATRTREEAPVSLDYRGLTLLAPPAPTQGLSTLAIMGILGHFDLAALPPSSPLRYHLLVEAVKQAFLDRQLIADPDGSAPPPWDVLDPRRLADKASAIEPGRALAWPHPYRHGDTVFFAATDEQGRCASVLQSTYFDWGSGVLVGDTGVLWQNRGAAFSTVPGDRNAIKPGKRPFYTLNPGIALKNGKPHLLYGTQGADGQPQTLSVLLTGLIDYGMTPEEALAQPRFLLGRTFSDSRDSLKIEASLGEAAIGRLAALGHEVAPLPALSPIFGQAGAIRLTDAGTVSGAHDPRGEGEALRSIDPPRT